The Ascaphus truei isolate aAscTru1 chromosome 3, aAscTru1.hap1, whole genome shotgun sequence genome includes a region encoding these proteins:
- the FZD4 gene encoding frizzled-4, whose product MKMGGRSEPRSLTFYLSILCCLFGNTCGFGDEEERRCDPIRISMCQNLGYNVTKMPNLVGHELQTDAELQLTTFTPLIQYGCSSQLQFFLCSVYVPMCTEKINIPIGPCGGMCLSVKKRCEPVLKEFGFAWPDSLNCNKFPPQNDHNHMCMEGPGDEEVPLHSKTSLQPGEECNSFGSNPDQYTWVKRSMSCVLKCGYDAGLYSRLSKEFTDIWMAVWASLCFISTAFTVLTFLIDSSRFSYPERPIIFLSMCYNIYSIAYIVRLTVGRERISCDFEEAAEPVLIQEGLKNTGCAIIFLLMYFFGMASSIWWVILTLTWFLAAGLKWGHEAIEMHSSYFHIAAWAIPAVKTIVILVMRLVDADELTGLCYVGNQNIDALTGFVVAPLFTYLVIGTLFIAAGLVALFKIRSNLQKDGTKTDKLERLMVKIGVFSVLYTVPATCVIACYFYEISNWAVFRYTADDSNMAVEMLKIFMCLLVGITSGMWIWSAKTLHTWQKCSNRLVNSGKVKRKKRADGWAKPGKGNETVV is encoded by the exons ATGAAGATGGGAGGACGATCTGAGCCAAGATCACTTACATTTTACTTATCTATCCTGTGCTGCCTATTTGGAAATACATGTGGTTTTGGAGATGAAGAAGAAAGGCGGTGTGACCCCATCAGAATCTCCATGTGTCAGAATCTTGGTTACAATGTCACCAAAATGCCAAACCTGGTTGGCCACGAGTTGCAAACCGATGCTGAGCTTCAGCTGACCACATTCACCCCACTCATCCAGTATGGATGTTCCAGTCAGCTACAG TTCTTCCTTTGTTCGGTGTATGTTCCAATGTGCACGGAGAAGATTAACATCCCAATAGGTCCCTGTGGTGGCATGTGTCTGTCCGTCAAAAAAAGATGTGAGCCTGTCCTAAAAGAGTTTGGATTTGCCTGGCCTGACAGCTTAAACTGCAATAAATTTCCCCCTCAGAATGACCACAATCACATGTGCATGGAGGGTCCTGGAGATGAAGAGGTCCCACTTCACAGTAAGACATCTCTGCAGCCTGGAGAAGAATGTAACTCATTTGGATCTAATCCAGATCAGTATACCTGGGTTAAAAGAAGTATGAGCTGTGTTCTAAAGTGTGGTTATGACGCGGGACTCTATAGCCGGTTGTCGAAGGAATTCACAGATATCTGGATGGCCGTATGGGCTAGTTTGTGCTTTATATCAACTGCATTCACTGTCCTCACTTTCCTGATTGACTCATCCAGATTCTCTTACCCTGAGCGTCCCATCATATTTCTGAGCATGTGCTACAATATTTATAGCATTGCTTATATTGTGAGGTTAACAGTGGGTCGGGAAAGGATATCCTGTGATTTTGAAGAGGCAGCAGAACCTGTTCTTATCCAAGAAGGTCTAAAGAACACAGGATGTGCAATCATTTTCTTGCTGATGTACTTTTTTGGAATGGCTAGCTCCATCTGGTGGGTTATTTTGACATTGACATGGTTTCTGGCAGCCGGGCTGAAGTGGGGACATGAGGCCATAGAAATGCACAGTTCCTATTTCCATATTGCAGCCTGGGCTATTCCAGCAGTGAAGACAATAGTCATCTTGGTCATGAGATTAGTAGATGCTGATGAGCTGACTGGTTTGTGCTATGTTGGCAATCAAAACATTGATGCACTCACAGGTTTTGTCGTTGCTCCACTTTTTACCTACTTGGTGATAGGAACTCTATTCATCGCAGCTGGTCTTGTAGCTTTATTTAAAATTCGATCCAACCTTCAAAAAGATGGAACAAAAACAGACAAGTTGGAGAGACTGATGGTCAAAATTGGAGTATTTTCAGTTTTGTATACTGTCCCAGCCACATGCGTCATAgcttgttatttttatgaaatcTCAAATTGGGCTGTTTTTCGTTACACAGCCGATGACTCCAATATGGCAGTAGAAATGCTTAAGATTTTCATGTGCCTGTTGGTTGGCATCACCTCTGGTATGTGGATTTGGTCTGCCAAAACACTACACACATGGCAGAAGTGTTCCAACAGATTGGTGAACTCAGGGAaagtaaaaagaaagaaaagagcaGACGGTTGGGCAAAACCAGGGAAGGGGAACGAGACTGTGGTGTAG